A segment of the Candidatus Brevundimonas phytovorans genome:
CCGCCGACCCGATCTCGGGCGAGTACCTGCTGGAAGTCTCGTCGCCCGGCATCGACCGGCCGCTGACCCGCCTGCTGGACTTCCAGCTGTTCGAAGGCTTCGAGGCGCGCCTGGAAACCGACCGCATGGTCGAGGGCCGCAAGCGCTTCAAGGGCGTGCTGGCCGGGGTCGAGGGCGACAACGTCGCCATCGATCTGGACGGCGAGGACGACACCGCCCTGATCCCGTTTGAATGGGTTTCGGACGCCAAGCTGGTGCTGACCGACGAGCTGCTGAAGCGGGGCGCGGCCCTGCGCGCGGCGCGCGGCGAACCCGAAGACGACGGCTTGCCGGAAGGCGAGGCCGACGACACTGACGACACGACCACCACCCCGACCAAGGACAAAGCCTGATGGCCGTCACCGGTATTTCCGCCAACCGTCTCGAACTGCTCTCGATCGCCGACGCCGTCGCGCGTGAGAAGAACATCGACAAGGAAGTCGTCATCGAGGCGATCGAGGAGGCGATCCAGAAGGGCGCCAAGTCGCGTTACGGCGCCCATCACGACATCCGCGCCAAGATCGACCACAAGACCGGCGAACTGGCCCTGACCCGCCACGTCACCATCGTGCCGGACGACTGGCAGCCGGAAGACGAGCTGGAAGAGTTCAACGACAGCGCCATGGTGCGTCTGCGCGACGCCCAGAAGCGCGACCCGGAAGCCGAGGTCGGCAAGGAATACGTCGAGGTCCTGCCGCCGTTCGAGTTCGGCCGCGTCCAGACCCAGATGGCCCGCCAGGTCGTGACCGGAAAGGTCCGTGAGGCCGAACGCGCCAACCAGTACGAAGAGTTCAAGGATCGCGTCGGCGAGATCGTCAACGGCACGGTCAAGCGCGTCGAATACGGCAACACCATCGTCGACCTGGGCCGTGGCGAAGGCATCATGCGCCGCGACCAGTCGATCCCGCGCGAAGTGTTCAACGTCGGCGACCGCGTCCGCACCTACATCTATGACGTCCGTCCCGAGGCCAAGGGCCCTCAGGTCATGCTGAGCCGCGCCCATCCGGGCTTCATGGCCAAGCTGTTCGCGCAGGAAGTGCCGGAAGTCTACGACGGCGTGATCGAGATCCGCGCCGCCGCCCGCGACGCCGGTTCGCGCGCCAAGATGGCCGTCCTGTCGAACGACAGCTCGATCGACCCCGTCGGCGCCTGCGTCGGCATGCGCGGCAGCCGCGTTCAGGCGGTCGTCGCCGAACTGCAGGGCGAGAAGATCGACATCATCCAGTGGAACGACGACGAGCCGACCTTCATCGTCAACGCCCTGGCGCCGGCTGAAGTGGCCAAGGTGGTCATGGACGAAGACGCCGACCGCGTCGAAGTCGTGGTGCCGGACGAGCAGCTGTCGCTGGCCATCGGCCGTCGCGGCCAGAACGTGCGTCTGGCCTCGCAGCTGACCGGCTGGCAGATCGACATCATCACCGAGTCGCAGGACTCCGAGCGTCGTCAGAAGGAGTTCGCCGAGCGGACCGCCCTGTTCCAGGAAGCCCTGGACGTCGACGAGACCATCGCCCAGCTGCTGGTCACCGAAGGCTTCGCCACCATCGAAGACCTGGCCTTCGTGGAATCCTATGAAGTCGCCGAGATCGAAGGCTTCGACGAGGACACCGCCGAAGAACTGCAGACCCGCGCTCGCGAGTTCCTGGACCGCAAGGCCGCTGAACTGGACGCCAAGCGCGTCGCCCTGGGCGTCGAGGACGACGTCCTGGCCGTTCCGGGCGTCACCGGCGCCATCGCCGTCGCCCTGGGCGAAGGCGGCGTGAAGACGGTCGAAGACCTGGCCGACCTGGCCACCGACGAAATCCGCGGCGGCTATGAAGTCCGCAACGGCGAGCGCGTGAAGGTTCCGGGCGTTCTGGAAAGCTTCGGCCTGTCGCAACAGGACGCCGAGCTGCTGATCCTCCAGGCCCGCGTGGCCGCCGGCTGGATCGACGCCTCGGAACTGCCGCAGGTCGAGGAGCCCGAGCCCGAGTATGAGGACGAAATCTTCGCCGACGCCGGTGAAGAGGGCGTCGAAGACGCGGCCGAGGCCGTTGATGTCGATGCGGAGGTCCTCGTCGAGGATCTCGAGCCGACCCAAGACGCGTGATGGGAGCCGCAGCTGTCCATGACCCCGAACGAGGCGCTGATCGATAGAGACCGTCAGGACCTGGTGACCCGCCAGGTTCTCGATGAATCTCGCCTGATCCGCTTCGTGCCGGCGCCGGACGGCTCGGTCGCCCCCGATCTGGCGCGCAAGCTGCCCGGCCGCGGCCTCTGGGTCGCCGCCGACCGCGCCTCGATCGAGACGGCGGTGAAGAAGAACCTGTTCGCCCGCTCGGCCAAGGCGCCGCTGAAACCGGCGGCGGACCTGGCCGACATGGTCGAGAAGCTGCTGGTTCGGCGCTGTCTTGACCAACTGGGTCTTGCCCGGCGCGAAGGCGTGCTTATCTCTGGTTTTGAAAAGAGCGCCGCCGCCATTCGCGGAGGCCGCGCCGCCTGGGTCATCGAGGCCGCCGACGGCGCCGCCGACGGTCGAGGCAAGCTTCTGGCGCTCGCAAAACACCCGTCCCCGGCGCCCAAAATCTGCGGCGCCTTCAGCGCGGACGATTTGAGTTTGGCCCTTGGGCTGGAAAATGCGATACACGCCGTCCTGCTGAAAGGCGGGCGAGCCGATCGCTGGACCATAGAGGTCGAGCGACTGGCGGGATTTCGGCCTCTGCGTCCAGAGAGCTGGCGCCGGGTAGGTCCCGGCGACGGCGCCGAGGACGACCGGGGCGAGACCCCGGAACGAGAGCCTGAGGCTTTTGGCGGACGAGGCCCTGCTTCCTGACCGGGAAGCGGGACCACGCCCGGCTATGGGTGTTTGACGAGACGATGGCGGAATTCTCCGCCCCGAGTAAAGCGACCGGATGAGCGACGAAAACGACAAGACCGAAGACGGTAAGACCCCTGCCAACGCGCCTTCTCAAACGGGGCCGCGCGCTCCGCTGAGCCTGAAGCCGCGCGCGGCGGGATCGGTCTCGACCGGCACCGTGAAGCAGAGCTTCAGCCACGGACGTTCCAAGACCGTGGTCGTCGAGACGAAGCGCCGCGCCGGCGCAGCCCCCGGACATCAGCGTCCGCAGGGCTTCGACGTCTCGCGCCCGCGCGCCGATCAGGCCGGGTCCAACGCCCCGCGCGGCGCCGCGCCGCGTCCGGCCGGCGGCGCCCTGTCGCTCGAGGAACAGGAGGCGCGTCGCCGCGCCATCGCCCTGGCCACCCAGGCCCAGGCTGAGCGCGCCCGCGCCGCCGACGCCGAGAAGGCCGCCCGCGAAGCCGCGCAACGCGACCAGGCCGCCGCCGCCGAACAGGCCGCCAACGCCGCTCGCGCGGAAGCCGCCGCCGCCCAGGCCGCCGCCGACGCCGCCCGCGCCGAGGCCGCCAAGCTGACGGCCGCCGCGCCGCCCGCCGCCCCGGCCAAGCCGGCGGCTCCCAAGGTGGAGCTGCCCAAGGTCGAGCTGCCCAAGCCGCTCGTGCCCGCCCCGACGCCGGCCCCAGCCCCGGTCGCCGCCGCGCCGGCCGCTCCGGCCCCGCGACCGGCCCCGCCGGCGCGTCCGGTGGTCAACTTCGGCCAGCGCACGCCCAAGATCCCGACCGGCCGCGCGCCGATCGAGCGTCCGGCCTTCGGCGGCCGCTCGGCCCGCGAACAGGCCATGGGCGAGGGCGACCGTCCCGCATCGGACCGTCCCCAGGCTTCGGACCGCCCGCAAGGCGCGCGTCCCCAGGATCGTAACCAGGGCGATCGTCCGCAAGGCGCCCGTCCGGCCGCCAGCCAGACCGTCCGCTATTCGGCCCTGAACCCGAAACCGGCCCCCGGCGCCGCCCGTCCGGGCGCCGCCCGCACTGGCCCCGGCGGTCGTCCCGCCCCGAACGCGCCGCCGGCCACGCCCGACGTGGCCCGTCCCAGCCGTGCGCCGGGCGTCGGCTTCGGTCGTCCGGTCGGTCGTGACGACGATCGCGACAAGCGCTTCTCGGACGCCGGCAAGGCCGTGTCGCGCACCCGCGGCGAACCCAAGCGCCGTGAAGGCCGCCTGACCATCCAGTCGGTCGCCGGCGACGGCGACACCGCCGAGCGCATGCGCTCGCTGGCCTCGGTCCGCCGCGCCCGCGAACGCGAGAAGGAAAAGCGCAAGGGCGGCTCGACGGACGCGCCGAACCGGCCGCGTGAAGTCGTCATCCCTGACGTCATCACCGTGCAGGAGCTGTCCAACCGGATGGCCGTCCGCGGCGTCGACATCATCAAATTCCTGATGCGTCAGGGCCTGATGATGAAGATCAACGACGTGATCGACTCCGACACCGCCGAACTGGTGGCCGAAGAGTTCGGCATGGCCGTCAAGCGCGTGTCGGAATCCGACGTCGAGGAAGGCTTCATCGCCGAGGCCGACGACGAAGGCGCCACCACCCTGCGCGCTCCGGTCGTGGCCATCATGGGCCACGTCGACCACGGCAAGACCTCGCTGCTCGACGCCCTGCGCACGACCGACGTCGCCGGCGGCGAAGCCGGCGGCATCACCCAGCACATCGGCGCCTATCAGGTGCGTCTGGAAGACGGCCAACGCGTCACCTTCCTCGACACCCCGGGCCACGCCGCCTTCTCGGCGATGCGGGCGCGCGGCGCCAACGTCACCGATATCGTGGTCCTGGTCGTGGCCGCCGACGACGGCGTCATGCCGCAGACGATCGAAGCCATCCGCCACGCCAAGGCCGCCAACGCGCCCCTGATCGTCGCGGTCAACAAGATCGACAAGCCGGACGCCAACGCTCAGAAGATCGTCAACGAGCTGCTGCAGCACGAAGTCATCGCTGAAAGCCTGGGCGGCGACACCCAGATCATCGAGGTGTCGGCCAAGAACCGCATCAACCTCGACGGTCTGATCAACGCCATCCTGCTGCAGGCCGAGGTCATGGACCTGCGGGCCAACCCGGACCGTTCGGCCGAAGGCGTGGTCATCGAGGCCAAGCTGGACAAGGGCCGCGGCCCGGTCGCCACCGTCCTGGTCAAGCGCGGCACGCTGAAGCGCGGCGACATCGTCGTGGCCGGCTCCGCCTGGGGCAAGGCGCGCGCTCTGCTGGACGAACGCAACGCCCAACTGACCGAAGCCGGTCCCTCCGTCCCGGTCGAGATTCTCGGCCTGTCGGAAGCACCCTCGCCGGGCGACGTCTTCGCCGTGGTGGAGAGCGAGGCCCGCGCCCGCGAACTGACCGAATATCGCGAGCGTGCGCGCCGCGAGAAGAACCAGGTCTCGGGCGGCTCGGTCTCGCTGGTCGACATGATGTCGAAGCTGCAGTCCAAGAAGGTCTCGGAACTGCCGGTCGTCATCAAGGCGGACGTGCAGGGTTCGGCCGAAGCCATCGTCGGCTCGCTGGAGAAGATGGGCAACGACGAAGTCCGCGCCCGCACCGTCTATTCGGGCGCCGGCGGCATCACCGAGAGCGACGTCAATCTGGCCAAGTCGGCCGGGGCGCCGATCCTCGGCTTCAACGTTCGCGCCTCCAAGCAGGCGCGCGACCTGGCCGAGCGTGAAGGCGTCGAGATCCGCTACTACTCGATCATCTACGACCTGCTGGACGACATGAAGGGCGTGCTCTCGGGCATGCTGGCGCCGCTGCAACGCGAAACCTTCCTCGGCAACGCCAAGGTGCTTCAGGTCTTCGACATCACCAAGGTCGGCAAGATCGCCGGTTGCCGGGTGTCGGAAGGCGTGGTCCGCAAGGGCGCGCGCGTCCGTATCGTTCGCGACGACGTGGTGGTGCTGGAACTGGGCGTCCTCAACACGCTCAAGCGCTTCAAGGACGAGGTCAACGAAGTGCCCTCGGGCCAGGAGTGCGGCATGCAGTTCCAGGGCTTCCAGGACATCAAGGAAGGCGACTACATCGAGTGCTTCACCGTGGAATCGGTCAAGCGCACCCTGGACTAAACAGGTCCAGCTTCGCTCAAGGCTTCAGGGCGCGGTCTCGCAAGGGACCGCGCCCTTTGTCTTTTCCGGTCCAGGCTTCACGGCGGCCGGCGATCCCGTTACGCTCCACCCGGTCGCCGGGGGGCGTGTTTCAACGACGGGGTCGCCATGCGTCGCCATATCCTGATTTCGGCGCTGCTGGTCGCCTCCGCCACGGCGGGCGCGGCGGCCGCCGACACGCGCTTCCTGGCCTTTGACGCGCGCGACCGCACGACCCAGGCCCTGACGCGCGGCGTGACCCTGGAGGTTGATCGCGGCCTCTTCGGCGCCGTGGCGGTGCGCAATCTGTTTTCCAGCACCTCGCGCGGGTCTGCCCGGTTCGAGCGGGGCGGACCCGACGCCGTTCGCCGCGCCCTTCCGGCGGGGGCCAGCGAGAGCGGGGTCTATGCGATCGTCCAGGAAGGCGACGGCCGCGGCCTGGCCCGCGCCCTCTGCCCCGGCGCGGATGAAAGCTGGCTGGTGATCGGGCGGGTCAAGGCGGGCCGTCCCATGACCATGCAGGCCGTCGGCCGCTGGAGCGACGGTCAGTATCGCCACTGCGTCCAGCTGAACTACGACTATCGCGGCGAATGGGCGACGCAGGCTGGTGCGGGGCCGGCCAAGGACGCCCCCCTGGCCTTCGGCCCGAACTGACGTCGGCGTGCCGGGCCGCTTCCTGATCGCGGCCCTGATCGGTCTGATCGCGGCTCTGTGGACGCTGAGCCGCCCCGGCGATCCCGCCCTCTATCCGGTTGGGCCGGACGAGGCGGGGGTGGTCGTCTATCTGCTCGATAACGGTTTTCACACTGACCTGGCCGTGCCGCGCGCGGCCCTGATGGACGGGGGCGGGCCACTAGCTG
Coding sequences within it:
- the rimP gene encoding ribosome maturation factor RimP; amino-acid sequence: MRAKTAEDRALLEMIDPVAESLGLAVVRVRLMGGTLRRRLQIMAERVIDNDISVEECARLSRAVSEVFDAADPISGEYLLEVSSPGIDRPLTRLLDFQLFEGFEARLETDRMVEGRKRFKGVLAGVEGDNVAIDLDGEDDTALIPFEWVSDAKLVLTDELLKRGAALRAARGEPEDDGLPEGEADDTDDTTTTPTKDKA
- the nusA gene encoding transcription termination factor NusA; the protein is MAVTGISANRLELLSIADAVAREKNIDKEVVIEAIEEAIQKGAKSRYGAHHDIRAKIDHKTGELALTRHVTIVPDDWQPEDELEEFNDSAMVRLRDAQKRDPEAEVGKEYVEVLPPFEFGRVQTQMARQVVTGKVREAERANQYEEFKDRVGEIVNGTVKRVEYGNTIVDLGRGEGIMRRDQSIPREVFNVGDRVRTYIYDVRPEAKGPQVMLSRAHPGFMAKLFAQEVPEVYDGVIEIRAAARDAGSRAKMAVLSNDSSIDPVGACVGMRGSRVQAVVAELQGEKIDIIQWNDDEPTFIVNALAPAEVAKVVMDEDADRVEVVVPDEQLSLAIGRRGQNVRLASQLTGWQIDIITESQDSERRQKEFAERTALFQEALDVDETIAQLLVTEGFATIEDLAFVESYEVAEIEGFDEDTAEELQTRAREFLDRKAAELDAKRVALGVEDDVLAVPGVTGAIAVALGEGGVKTVEDLADLATDEIRGGYEVRNGERVKVPGVLESFGLSQQDAELLILQARVAAGWIDASELPQVEEPEPEYEDEIFADAGEEGVEDAAEAVDVDAEVLVEDLEPTQDA
- a CDS encoding RNA-binding protein, translated to MTPNEALIDRDRQDLVTRQVLDESRLIRFVPAPDGSVAPDLARKLPGRGLWVAADRASIETAVKKNLFARSAKAPLKPAADLADMVEKLLVRRCLDQLGLARREGVLISGFEKSAAAIRGGRAAWVIEAADGAADGRGKLLALAKHPSPAPKICGAFSADDLSLALGLENAIHAVLLKGGRADRWTIEVERLAGFRPLRPESWRRVGPGDGAEDDRGETPEREPEAFGGRGPAS
- the infB gene encoding translation initiation factor IF-2; its protein translation is MSDENDKTEDGKTPANAPSQTGPRAPLSLKPRAAGSVSTGTVKQSFSHGRSKTVVVETKRRAGAAPGHQRPQGFDVSRPRADQAGSNAPRGAAPRPAGGALSLEEQEARRRAIALATQAQAERARAADAEKAAREAAQRDQAAAAEQAANAARAEAAAAQAAADAARAEAAKLTAAAPPAAPAKPAAPKVELPKVELPKPLVPAPTPAPAPVAAAPAAPAPRPAPPARPVVNFGQRTPKIPTGRAPIERPAFGGRSAREQAMGEGDRPASDRPQASDRPQGARPQDRNQGDRPQGARPAASQTVRYSALNPKPAPGAARPGAARTGPGGRPAPNAPPATPDVARPSRAPGVGFGRPVGRDDDRDKRFSDAGKAVSRTRGEPKRREGRLTIQSVAGDGDTAERMRSLASVRRAREREKEKRKGGSTDAPNRPREVVIPDVITVQELSNRMAVRGVDIIKFLMRQGLMMKINDVIDSDTAELVAEEFGMAVKRVSESDVEEGFIAEADDEGATTLRAPVVAIMGHVDHGKTSLLDALRTTDVAGGEAGGITQHIGAYQVRLEDGQRVTFLDTPGHAAFSAMRARGANVTDIVVLVVAADDGVMPQTIEAIRHAKAANAPLIVAVNKIDKPDANAQKIVNELLQHEVIAESLGGDTQIIEVSAKNRINLDGLINAILLQAEVMDLRANPDRSAEGVVIEAKLDKGRGPVATVLVKRGTLKRGDIVVAGSAWGKARALLDERNAQLTEAGPSVPVEILGLSEAPSPGDVFAVVESEARARELTEYRERARREKNQVSGGSVSLVDMMSKLQSKKVSELPVVIKADVQGSAEAIVGSLEKMGNDEVRARTVYSGAGGITESDVNLAKSAGAPILGFNVRASKQARDLAEREGVEIRYYSIIYDLLDDMKGVLSGMLAPLQRETFLGNAKVLQVFDITKVGKIAGCRVSEGVVRKGARVRIVRDDVVVLELGVLNTLKRFKDEVNEVPSGQECGMQFQGFQDIKEGDYIECFTVESVKRTLD